AGTTCGGCTGCGGCAACTCGCTCCGCCACTCCCGAAAGGCTTTGGTTAATACCATTTAAGGGGATAATGACCTTATAAACGACCACTGAATCACCCGAAGCATTGCGATTGGAAGCAAACATTGCCGTTTTGCCATCCTTGTCTGGAACAAAGAAAAAATCATCGGCTGGAGAGTTAATGGGGAAGCCCATATTTTCGGGTACGCCCCACTTACCCGAAGCAGGATCATAGGTTGATTTATAAATATCGTAACCGCCCATTCCAAAGAGAGCATTGGAGGCAAAATACAAAACAGCACCGGCAAGAGCAGGTATAGGGAATATTTCGTCCCCGTCCGAACTTATTGGGTTTAGTAATTCTACGGGCTGCTCCCATTCTGTCCCATTTGTCTTTGTGGTTTTCCATAGATTCAATCCATGCATATCAGTTTTACCAAAGCTGGAGAAGTAAATCACGTCAGGATCGCCACTCGTGGCGGAAGGATAATAAACAGCCAAAGGAATTCGCCGTTTCATTTTCCTATCAACCTTCGATATCAACTCTTGGGGCATCGGCCCCAGCTGACCTTCGCCTGGTGATACAGTATAGTAGTATATCATAGAGTCCAGAGAGACCTTGGCTTGGCCGAGCACCTGAATATCGGTGGCATATTTGGTGAGATAAATTCCATTTTCGCACCAAGTAACGACTCCTTCCACAATATTGTTGTTGAATACCTTACCACCACCAGCAACCATGTATTGACGGAACCAATCTATGGCCTCCTCGAATCGATAAAGTCTGCGGCAAACATCACCCAAATAGTAATAAACCTCTACTGGAACCTCCTTCTGCGAAGCAAGACGAAGTAGCTTGTAGGCACGCAGTAAGTCGAGACTCGACTTACTCAAACACACCCCAGTCTGATATTGATAGCGCCCATCGGCCGGAAATAGCGCCAGAAGTTGCTCCGAATAGGGCAAAGCAGCCGCAAAATTATCACCATCGAACTGTTTTTTTGTAGCGGTGCGGATGGAGTCAATCCTTGCCGACTGAGCATGAATCTGCATGCCAATCAGTTGCATAACAAAAAGCAATAAGAGATATTTTAGACAACTTCTAACCATAAACTAAACCAATGATATTTAAGCAATTTGGGTAAAAATAGTTATAATGACCGATATACCAACGCAGACAAGAATGAATGTGCAACAAAAATGTTGTGTTGGGAACACATATTGCATTTCGTTATTGGTTCCACAGCAGAGCTCTAAGTAAGTGGCTAAATTCTAACTAAAAACACGTGTATATTTATACATCTAAAAAAACAACAAATAATAGTTTTAACCTTACTTACTGACACTTAAAAATATTAAAGAAATAATATTACGCATATTTATTTATAGTAAAAACATTTTTATTAGATTTGCTCCGCAGAAAATAGTATTTCTGGTCAAAACGCAATCCGCTATCAATGAAAAGCATTTCAGAGAATATAGCAAATAATCACGCCCATTCGGCATGGTTATTCCGTTTTGGCAAGGGTTCTATTTATACATTTCTAAAAGCATGGGGAACGTATAGATGGGAGTGTAACGACAGCACTGAGTCGACATTTATTTCAGCGTTCCGAGACACACCAATTAGAAAAAGAGGACTGCAAGAAAAATACCCAAAATTGACCCATTTGATCTCCGTCGAACATATTCTTAGGTCAATGGCGACCGATCGTTGTTTGGAGATAAAAGAGGAACCGAGCAGCCTTCCACCGTTTCAGGCATTTCCACCAAAGTGCAATACACAGTTAGTTTATGGTAAAGGTCGACGTAATGTCGACCTTTTTTTTTGTGCGAATAAATCCCGAAACATATAAATCATGGAAAAAACAAAGGCAAAGTTGGTTTTAGAAGATGGCTCGGCGTACGAGGGCTTCTCTTTCGGCTACCAAGGTAGTTCGGCAGGAGAATTGGTCTTCAATACTGCCATGACAGGCTACCCCGAGAGTTTGACCGACCCCTCCTACAAAGGTCAGATACTCGTAGCCACCTATCCACTGATCGGAAACTATGGTATTCCCAACAATAGCAAATCCGACAATCTTTCCCGCTTCTTTGAATCGGAAGCAATTCAGGTTTCTGGATTGGTGGTTTCGGAATTTAGCGGGGAATATAGCCACTGGAATGCGACCAAAAGCCTTTCTGTCTGGCTTCAGGAGCAAAAAATCCCTGCAATAACCGGTATCGATACACGGGCACTTACCAAAACAATTCGCGAAAATGGGAGCACCCTCGCCAAAATCGTTTTTACTAAAGACATTGCCTGGCGAAACCCAGATACGGAAGACCTCGTTGGACAGGTATCCATAAAAGAGAAACAGATATATGGAAACGGAAAACATCGCATCGCACTGATCGATTGTGGGGTAAAAAACAATATCATCCGGTGCCTCCTTTCCCGCGACACTACCGTAGTGAGGCTTCCCTACGACTACGACTTCAATCAAGAAGCATGGGATGGATTGTTCATATCCAACGGGCCTGGGGATCCTAAAATGAATACCAAAACCATTGCTCACCTTGCACGAGCGTTGGAAGGAGAGAAGCCAATCATGGGGATATGTCTTGGCACGCAGCTTATGGCACTTGCCTCAGGAGCCAATACATACAAATTACCTTACGGACATAGAAGCCACAACCAACCTGTAGTTTTGTGTGGAACCGATCGCTGCTTTATTACTTCTCAAAACCATGGGTTTGCCATAGACCGGGATTCCCTTGACTCAGACTGGTATGTCATGTTCGAAAATGCCAATGACAAAACGTGTGAAGGTATAAAGCACATATCAAAACCCTTCTTTGCAGCACAATTCCATCCTGAAGCCTCAGGAGGTCCTACCGATACGGAATTTCTCTTTGACGACTTTATTGAGTCGATCGAAAACCATAAGCGCAACCTCTAATACACTGAAACAATTAACGAAAATGAAGCAGTATAAAAAGATACTAGTTCTTGGTTCAGGAGCCCTTAAAATAGGCGAGGCCGGAGAGTTTGACTATAGCGGCACTCAGGCTCTGAAAGCCCTAAAAGAGGAGGGTATTAGAACCATCCTTATAAATCCAAACATTGCCACGGTGCAAACCAGTAAGGGAGTGGCCGATGAAGTTTACTTTTTACCCGTAACGCCATACTTTGTAGAAAAGGTAATTGCCAAGGAAAAGCCCGATGGCATATACCTTTCGTTTGGCGGTCAAACTGCCCTCAACTGTGGCACCACGCTATATAAATCGGGGTTTCTCGCAAAACATAACGTTGAGGTATTGGGAACTCCTGTTGAAACTATTATAAACACTGAGGACAGAGAACTCTTTGCAGCGAAACTTCGAGAGATTGAAGTATTAACGCCCAAAAGCATTGCCGTAGAAAGCGTCGACGAGGCACTCAATGCAGCCAAAACCATTGGTTTCCCACTGATTATCAGGGCAGCATTTACCCTTGGTGGGCAAGGAAGTGGTTTCTGCAACAGCATGGATGAACTTAAAACGCTTGCCACCAATGCCTTTTCTTACTCACCACAAATACTAGTAGAAGAATCCCTAAAAGGATGGAAAGAGATCGAGTATGAGGTTGTCCGAGACAGGTTTGATAATTGCATTACCGTTTGCAACATGGAAAACTTCGATCCATTGGGCATACACACCGGCGAAAGCATTGTAGTAGCCCCCTCACAAACCCTTACCAACTCCGAATACCACAAGCTGAGATCGCTTGCCATAAGGATTATCCGCCACCTTGGCGTGGTGGGCGAATGCAATGTTCAGTACACCCTCGACCCCAACAGCGAGGATTAT
This genomic interval from Williamwhitmania taraxaci contains the following:
- the carA gene encoding glutamine-hydrolyzing carbamoyl-phosphate synthase small subunit — encoded protein: MEKTKAKLVLEDGSAYEGFSFGYQGSSAGELVFNTAMTGYPESLTDPSYKGQILVATYPLIGNYGIPNNSKSDNLSRFFESEAIQVSGLVVSEFSGEYSHWNATKSLSVWLQEQKIPAITGIDTRALTKTIRENGSTLAKIVFTKDIAWRNPDTEDLVGQVSIKEKQIYGNGKHRIALIDCGVKNNIIRCLLSRDTTVVRLPYDYDFNQEAWDGLFISNGPGDPKMNTKTIAHLARALEGEKPIMGICLGTQLMALASGANTYKLPYGHRSHNQPVVLCGTDRCFITSQNHGFAIDRDSLDSDWYVMFENANDKTCEGIKHISKPFFAAQFHPEASGGPTDTEFLFDDFIESIENHKRNL